From bacterium, one genomic window encodes:
- the nuoF gene encoding NADH-quinone oxidoreductase subunit NuoF, producing MALVMEKIVTGRFGNPEAATLAGYEADGGYAAIKKILGETDPADVIETVKASGLRGRGGAGFPCGLKWSFVPQIEGPKYLAVNADEGEPGTFKDRELMLRDPHQLIEGILIACYAVGIEKAYIYIRGEFVAPWRAVEHALTEAYEKGYIGENILGSGFSCDIYAHRGAGAYICGEETGLLESLEGKRGHPRLKPPFPAVVGLYGRPTVINNVETLSNLPHIINKGSEWFAGIGIDEKNTGTRMYCVSGHVEKPGLYELPLGLTCAEIIEEHCGGIRGGRKLKAVIPGGASAPCLTAKEVYEDKIKMDFDSLARAGSMGGSGGVIVMDETTCMVQAAQRLALFFEHESCGQCSVCREGTGWVAQIISRIENGLGQPDDLATLGSIDPNMRGNTICVLSDACAMMFGAFVNKFRGEFQEHIDRGRCPHDSPYPG from the coding sequence ATGGCACTGGTGATGGAAAAGATCGTGACGGGCCGCTTCGGCAACCCCGAGGCCGCGACCCTCGCCGGCTATGAAGCCGACGGCGGCTACGCGGCGATCAAAAAAATTCTGGGGGAGACCGATCCGGCCGATGTCATCGAGACGGTCAAGGCCTCCGGCCTGCGCGGCCGCGGCGGGGCGGGTTTCCCGTGCGGCCTCAAGTGGAGCTTCGTGCCCCAGATAGAGGGGCCGAAGTACCTGGCGGTGAACGCGGACGAGGGCGAGCCGGGCACCTTCAAGGATCGGGAGCTGATGCTGCGCGATCCGCACCAGCTCATCGAGGGCATCCTGATCGCCTGCTACGCCGTCGGCATCGAGAAGGCCTACATCTACATCCGCGGGGAGTTCGTCGCCCCCTGGCGCGCGGTCGAGCACGCCCTCACGGAGGCCTACGAGAAGGGCTACATCGGGGAGAACATTCTGGGCAGTGGTTTTTCCTGCGACATCTACGCCCACCGCGGGGCCGGGGCCTACATCTGCGGGGAGGAGACCGGGCTGCTCGAATCGCTCGAGGGCAAGCGCGGCCACCCGCGGCTGAAGCCGCCCTTCCCGGCGGTGGTCGGCCTCTACGGGCGGCCCACCGTCATCAACAACGTCGAGACGCTCTCGAACCTCCCGCACATCATCAACAAAGGGTCCGAGTGGTTCGCCGGGATCGGCATTGACGAGAAGAACACCGGCACGCGGATGTACTGCGTCTCGGGCCACGTGGAAAAGCCGGGCCTCTACGAGCTTCCCCTCGGGCTGACCTGCGCAGAGATCATCGAGGAGCACTGCGGCGGCATCCGCGGCGGGAGAAAGCTCAAGGCGGTGATTCCAGGCGGGGCGAGCGCGCCCTGCCTCACGGCCAAGGAAGTCTACGAGGACAAGATCAAGATGGACTTTGACTCCCTCGCCCGAGCCGGAAGCATGGGTGGCAGCGGGGGCGTCATCGTCATGGACGAGACCACCTGCATGGTGCAGGCTGCGCAACGGCTCGCGCTTTTCTTCGAGCACGAATCATGCGGTCAGTGCTCGGTCTGCCGCGAGGGGACGGGCTGGGTGGCCCAGATCATCAGCCGGATCGAGAACGGGCTGGGCCAGCCGGACGATCTGGCCACGCTGGGTTCGATCGATCCCAACATGCGGGGGAACACCATCTGCGTGCTCTCGGATGCGTGCGCCATGATGTTCGGCGCGTTCGTCAATAAATTCCGCGGCGAATTTCAGGAACACATTGACCGCGGGCGGTGCCCGCACGACAGCCCCTATCCGGGTTGA
- a CDS encoding NAD(P)H-dependent oxidoreductase subunit E, with translation MSEGRFSYALQMKGFAFTPENRAELDRIIAKYPIRRSALIPALQLAQKQAGYLTRDAMQHVAEIFGISPMEVWGVVSFYTMLKTKPIGAFHFQLCSNLPCALLGAAGVLRQLERRLGCKAGETRADGKYSIEKMECLGACGGAPCLQVNEDYFENVTPGMLDGIIGAIEKGEPLRPIGADEAGSPREEQPAAVAADGGEAKSADDSANEGV, from the coding sequence TTGAGCGAAGGCCGTTTTTCCTACGCGCTGCAGATGAAAGGGTTCGCGTTCACCCCCGAGAACCGGGCCGAGTTGGATCGCATCATCGCCAAATACCCCATCAGGCGCTCGGCCCTGATCCCGGCCCTGCAGCTGGCCCAGAAGCAGGCGGGCTACCTCACCCGGGATGCGATGCAGCACGTCGCTGAAATCTTCGGCATCTCCCCGATGGAAGTCTGGGGGGTGGTGAGCTTTTACACTATGCTCAAGACGAAGCCGATCGGCGCGTTCCACTTCCAGCTTTGCTCGAACCTCCCCTGCGCGCTGCTCGGAGCGGCGGGGGTGCTGCGTCAGCTGGAGCGGCGGCTCGGGTGCAAGGCGGGCGAGACGCGCGCGGACGGGAAGTATTCGATCGAAAAGATGGAATGCCTCGGCGCCTGCGGCGGCGCCCCCTGCCTGCAGGTGAACGAGGATTATTTCGAGAACGTCACCCCCGGGATGCTGGACGGCATCATCGGGGCGATAGAGAAGGGCGAGCCGCTCCGGCCGATCGGGGCCGATGAGGCCGGCTCGCCGCGCGAGGAACAGCCGGCCGCCGTCGCGGCGGACGGGGGAGAAGCAAAAAGCGCCGACGATTCGGCGAATGAAGGAGTGTAG
- the nuoD gene encoding NADH dehydrogenase (quinone) subunit D — MAAEAPRIIEHDPDLLGPIRTETMTLNMGPQHPSTHGVLRLEMELEGETVLSCKPVIGYLHTGIEKSMEGRTYNKALPMTDRMDYLAPMSNNLGYVLAVEKLLGMEVPRRCQYLRVLLAELTRIGSHLVWLGTHGLDIGAMTVFLYCFREREALLKIFEKVSGVRMMTSYFRVGGVAREPYPEFYGECRAFLDQFPDRVDEYEELLTENPIYKRRSQGVCPISAEKALAYGVTGPLLRACGVDYDIRKKEPYLAYGDFNFTVPLGENGDVYDRYRVRIAEMRESRKIALQALAGMPEGPLMADDPKVVPPPKEQLSHDMEALIHHFKIFTEGYDVPAGEVYQAIESPRGEIGYYIISDGSPSPYKVKVRAPSFANLFALSEMVVGSLLGDAVAAIGSIDIVLGEIDR, encoded by the coding sequence ATGGCTGCAGAGGCCCCGCGAATCATCGAGCATGATCCGGATCTTCTCGGTCCCATCCGCACCGAGACGATGACCCTGAACATGGGCCCGCAGCATCCGAGCACCCACGGCGTGCTCCGGCTCGAGATGGAACTCGAGGGCGAGACCGTTCTCTCCTGCAAACCCGTCATCGGCTACCTCCACACCGGCATCGAGAAAAGCATGGAGGGGAGGACCTACAACAAAGCCCTCCCGATGACCGACCGGATGGACTACCTCGCGCCGATGTCGAACAATCTGGGCTATGTGCTGGCGGTGGAAAAGCTTCTCGGTATGGAAGTGCCCCGCCGGTGCCAGTACCTCCGGGTGCTCCTCGCCGAGCTCACGCGGATCGGCAGCCACCTCGTCTGGCTCGGCACCCACGGCCTCGATATCGGCGCCATGACGGTTTTTCTCTACTGCTTCCGCGAGCGCGAAGCGCTCCTCAAGATTTTCGAGAAGGTGTCCGGGGTCCGGATGATGACCAGCTACTTCCGCGTGGGCGGCGTCGCGCGCGAGCCCTATCCCGAGTTTTACGGCGAGTGCCGGGCATTTCTCGATCAGTTTCCCGACCGGGTGGATGAGTATGAGGAGCTGTTGACCGAAAATCCGATCTACAAGCGCCGCAGCCAGGGGGTTTGCCCGATCTCGGCCGAGAAGGCGCTGGCCTACGGCGTGACCGGCCCGCTGCTTCGCGCCTGCGGGGTGGACTACGACATCCGCAAGAAAGAGCCCTACCTGGCCTACGGCGATTTCAATTTCACGGTTCCGCTCGGCGAAAACGGCGATGTCTACGATCGCTACCGCGTGCGGATCGCCGAGATGCGCGAGTCCCGGAAGATCGCCCTTCAGGCCTTGGCGGGGATGCCCGAGGGGCCCCTGATGGCCGATGACCCCAAGGTGGTTCCCCCGCCCAAGGAGCAGCTCTCCCACGACATGGAAGCCCTGATCCACCACTTCAAGATATTCACCGAGGGCTACGACGTCCCGGCGGGCGAGGTGTACCAGGCCATCGAATCCCCCCGGGGAGAGATCGGCTACTACATCATCAGCGACGGGAGCCCCAGCCCCTACAAGGTGAAGGTGCGGGCGCCCAGTTTTGCGAATCTGTTTGCGCTTTCCGAAATGGTGGTGGGCAGCCTGTTGGGCGATGCCGTCGCCGCCATCGGGAGCATTGATATCGTTCTCGGCGAGATCGACCGCTAG
- a CDS encoding NADH-quinone oxidoreductase subunit C has product MGKVEEELSRKDGVDAADPDAEALRAKLGEGFVSVRAHRGQVTAEVSPSALREAARLLLEVRGFSLLSHVSGVDCLELPAPRRFKVVYDLLDLGRAKRFRLEVFCEDDLAPAVPSVGDIWPAALAHECEAYDMVGIRFEGHPALERILTPEGFEGYPHRKDFDIGREPVEFTFRETPLGKPAAKD; this is encoded by the coding sequence GTGGGCAAGGTGGAAGAAGAGCTTTCCAGAAAAGATGGTGTGGACGCGGCGGACCCGGACGCCGAAGCCCTTCGCGCGAAGCTGGGCGAGGGGTTTGTCTCCGTCCGCGCGCACCGCGGACAGGTGACGGCCGAGGTGTCTCCGTCCGCTTTGCGGGAGGCGGCCCGCCTCTTGCTGGAGGTGCGCGGGTTCTCTTTGCTGAGCCATGTTTCCGGTGTGGACTGCCTCGAGCTTCCGGCCCCGCGCCGCTTCAAGGTGGTTTACGACCTGCTGGACCTGGGCCGGGCGAAGCGCTTCCGGCTGGAGGTTTTCTGCGAAGACGATCTGGCCCCGGCCGTGCCGAGCGTCGGGGACATCTGGCCCGCGGCGCTCGCGCACGAGTGTGAGGCCTACGACATGGTGGGAATCCGCTTCGAGGGACATCCGGCCCTCGAGCGCATTCTCACACCCGAGGGTTTTGAAGGATATCCCCACCGGAAGGATTTCGACATCGGAAGAGAGCCGGTGGAGTTCACGTTCAGGGAAACGCCGCTAGGGAAGCCCGCGGCGAAGGACTAG
- a CDS encoding NADH-quinone oxidoreductase subunit A, protein MVLSGERAIGRHFLGWGRAVLREYLPIFILVGIAASFAVVSLAVSFMMGRRKPTVQKGMAYECGIVSETSAHGRFSVKFFLVAMLFIVFDVEAIFLFPWAVSFREMGTYGFFVILPFMALLVASLAYEWKRGALEWD, encoded by the coding sequence ATGGTTCTATCAGGCGAAAGGGCCATCGGTCGCCATTTTTTGGGATGGGGCCGGGCTGTGCTTCGTGAATATCTGCCGATTTTCATTCTGGTGGGGATCGCCGCCAGTTTTGCCGTTGTGAGCCTTGCGGTGTCCTTCATGATGGGCCGCCGCAAACCCACCGTTCAAAAAGGCATGGCCTATGAATGCGGCATCGTGTCGGAGACGAGCGCCCACGGGCGTTTTTCCGTCAAGTTTTTTCTCGTGGCCATGTTGTTCATCGTGTTCGACGTGGAGGCCATCTTCCTTTTTCCCTGGGCGGTGAGTTTTCGGGAGATGGGGACGTACGGTTTTTTTGTGATACTTCCCTTCATGGCGCTGCTGGTGGCGAGCCTGGCCTATGAATGGAAGCGCGGAGCTCTCGAATGGGACTAG
- a CDS encoding tetratricopeptide repeat protein, with translation MQNMRWKALCLSAFLGLALGLAAGPAAQGAPASSPLERLKDPRPSVRIDAAKAIGGKGLFAHTPELAALLRDPDPAVREAAHAALWQIWMRSGNPELDRLMARGVARMETGDLRGAILDFAEIIRRDRGFPEGWNKRATAYYLAGKYRESIADCRQVLSLNPFHVGALFGLGLNYVGLGDLENAVEAFERTLAVHPYSEGARRYIGALQEALRKQREREL, from the coding sequence ATGCAGAACATGAGATGGAAAGCCCTTTGCCTGAGCGCCTTTTTGGGGTTGGCCCTTGGGTTGGCCGCGGGACCCGCCGCCCAGGGCGCTCCGGCTTCCAGCCCCTTGGAAAGGCTGAAGGACCCCCGGCCCTCGGTCCGCATTGATGCGGCAAAAGCCATTGGGGGCAAAGGATTATTCGCCCATACCCCGGAGCTGGCCGCCCTATTGCGCGACCCGGATCCCGCCGTCCGGGAAGCCGCCCACGCCGCGCTCTGGCAAATCTGGATGCGCTCTGGCAATCCCGAGCTTGATCGCCTGATGGCACGGGGGGTGGCCCGGATGGAGACGGGGGATTTGCGGGGCGCCATCCTGGATTTCGCGGAGATCATCCGCCGCGATAGGGGGTTTCCCGAGGGATGGAACAAGCGTGCGACAGCCTACTATCTGGCCGGGAAGTACCGCGAGTCCATCGCGGACTGCCGACAGGTACTGTCACTCAATCCCTTTCACGTGGGGGCGCTTTTCGGTCTGGGGCTGAACTATGTTGGGCTGGGCGATCTGGAGAACGCTGTCGAGGCTTTTGAGCGCACGCTCGCGGTTCATCCCTACTCGGAGGGCGCACGCCGCTATATCGGCGCGCTCCAGGAGGCCCTTCGCAAGCAGCGGGAGAGGGAACTTTAG
- a CDS encoding DMT family transporter, which yields MDWVFLSLVSGLAQASRNAAMKHLGHSLDEYISVLGRFLFILPFAAVPLLWEGVPELKPGFYWACFFFAISQTAATLFLSKALLYGDITRVGPLWKTSLIWLVVFAFFMLGETPSLIGLAGIGLTVAGVYLLNITRMRLSPLEPIRALFVDKGQRYALISAVLYAPSVATFKWAVLTSNTPFATVGTYAAAALCAFPVVARYSSTHFSQMSRHWKSFFLLGLFAALTSLSQGEAYRIQLSSYVESVKQMEIFFAMALGYFLFGEREGIREAVGGGAVIFLGVVLLILWG from the coding sequence GTGGATTGGGTTTTCTTGTCGCTGGTGTCGGGGCTTGCCCAGGCGTCTCGGAACGCCGCGATGAAGCACCTGGGCCACAGCCTCGATGAGTACATCAGCGTGCTGGGCCGCTTCCTTTTTATTCTTCCCTTCGCGGCGGTGCCGCTTCTCTGGGAAGGGGTGCCGGAGCTCAAGCCGGGCTTTTACTGGGCGTGTTTCTTTTTCGCCATCAGCCAGACGGCGGCCACGCTGTTTCTCTCGAAGGCGCTTTTGTACGGGGACATCACCCGGGTCGGCCCCCTGTGGAAGACCTCGCTGATCTGGCTGGTCGTCTTCGCGTTCTTCATGCTGGGGGAGACGCCCTCTCTCATAGGGCTGGCGGGGATCGGCTTGACGGTGGCGGGCGTTTATCTTCTCAACATCACCCGGATGCGCCTTTCCCCGCTGGAGCCGATCCGGGCGCTTTTCGTGGACAAGGGACAGCGCTACGCGCTGATCTCGGCGGTGCTCTATGCACCCTCGGTCGCGACGTTCAAGTGGGCGGTGCTCACCTCGAATACCCCCTTCGCCACGGTGGGCACCTACGCGGCGGCCGCGCTTTGTGCCTTTCCGGTGGTGGCCCGCTATTCCTCCACGCATTTTTCCCAGATGTCCCGGCACTGGAAAAGTTTTTTCCTGCTGGGTCTGTTCGCCGCCCTGACGAGCCTGAGCCAGGGAGAGGCCTACCGGATTCAGCTTTCCTCCTATGTGGAGTCGGTCAAGCAGATGGAGATCTTTTTCGCGATGGCGCTGGGCTATTTCCTGTTCGGGGAGCGCGAGGGTATCCGGGAGGCGGTAGGGGGCGGCGCTGTCATTTTTCTGGGGGTCGTCCTTCTCATCTTGTGGGGGTAA
- a CDS encoding MFS transporter, protein MTSAASPPSRPYLWYGWVVLAVVFIAITTLSAVRSSLGFFIPSLEAEFGWSRAQSSGAFSASLIGQAATAYFFGWLTEKWGVRKTMSLGVLIAGAALLIGPFIHSLFVFYLMYFFLSAGMIAATYVPQVVAISNWFVRKRGMAMGISNTSQGFAPILNLATPVLIGALGWRYSYLAMAAFVLLFTLPVTAIFQRDHPRDKGTVPDAPFLHREETPPGAGETRPAEVSSPDKRSALSLRFFYLAGTFGAVAYVFASTIVHTVPLARSYGFSAPESAVLFAIGGGFLVAGNLISGLSDRIGRGPTFITGALIGSLAACLLALFGAGAPLLQIYAGVALAGVALGMIRPTTSALLADHFSGPGFGRMNDLVNMAFSIFGAAGPFATGYLFDRTGGYRAGFLVIAGFYLLGAVFAGALSRFQTR, encoded by the coding sequence TTGACCTCAGCCGCTTCCCCGCCATCGCGCCCCTATCTCTGGTACGGCTGGGTGGTGCTGGCGGTCGTGTTCATCGCCATCACCACCCTGAGCGCGGTGCGCAGCTCGCTCGGCTTTTTTATTCCCTCGCTGGAAGCGGAGTTCGGCTGGAGCCGGGCGCAGTCCTCGGGCGCGTTTTCGGCCTCGCTCATCGGCCAGGCGGCCACCGCCTACTTCTTCGGCTGGCTGACCGAAAAATGGGGCGTCCGCAAAACGATGTCGCTCGGCGTCCTCATCGCGGGCGCCGCCTTGCTGATCGGCCCCTTCATCCACTCCCTTTTCGTTTTCTACCTGATGTACTTCTTCCTCTCGGCCGGCATGATCGCCGCGACCTACGTTCCCCAGGTCGTCGCCATCTCCAACTGGTTCGTGCGAAAGCGCGGGATGGCGATGGGCATCTCGAACACCTCCCAGGGATTCGCGCCTATCCTCAACCTGGCGACGCCCGTTCTCATCGGCGCGCTCGGCTGGCGGTACAGCTACCTCGCGATGGCCGCCTTCGTGCTGTTGTTCACCCTGCCCGTCACGGCGATCTTCCAGCGCGATCACCCGCGCGACAAAGGCACCGTGCCGGACGCGCCCTTTCTCCATAGGGAAGAGACACCCCCCGGCGCCGGCGAAACCCGGCCCGCCGAAGTTTCTTCCCCGGACAAAAGAAGCGCGCTCAGCCTCCGCTTTTTCTATCTCGCCGGGACATTCGGGGCGGTGGCCTACGTCTTCGCCTCCACCATCGTCCACACCGTCCCCCTGGCCCGCTCCTACGGCTTCTCCGCCCCGGAAAGCGCCGTTTTGTTCGCGATCGGGGGCGGCTTTCTCGTGGCGGGAAACCTGATCAGCGGCCTCTCGGATCGGATTGGAAGGGGACCCACCTTCATCACCGGCGCCTTGATCGGAAGCCTCGCCGCGTGCCTGCTCGCCCTCTTCGGCGCGGGCGCACCCCTCCTGCAAATCTACGCGGGGGTCGCGCTCGCGGGGGTGGCCCTGGGGATGATCCGGCCCACGACATCGGCCCTGCTGGCCGATCACTTCTCGGGGCCGGGCTTCGGGAGGATGAACGACCTCGTCAACATGGCCTTTTCGATCTTCGGCGCGGCGGGCCCTTTCGCGACCGGCTATCTCTTCGATCGGACCGGGGGATACCGGGCGGGCTTTCTCGTCATCGCGGGCTTTTATCTGCTCGGCGCGGTTTTCGCCGGAGCGCTCTCGCGCTTTCAGACGCGGTAG
- a CDS encoding nitrile hydratase subunit alpha — MVTTNDPNHYFEHRGRGGGHDHGHDHGEGGHDHGHSHEEDPVERVEHELDYFQVRTAALINLLREKGILTIDEVRREVEVIYSQTPAIGSRVVARAWTDPAFKERLLTDAAAACLELGIDTTAIDHLVAIENTDKVHYMVVCTLCSCYPRALLGQPPTWYKSFPYRSKAVTDPHGALADLGYTPPKGVELRVVDSTADCRFLIIPRRPRGTEGWSEEKLAQIVVRDSMIGCADALTPEEFEAGKGALVG; from the coding sequence ATGGTCACGACGAACGATCCGAACCACTACTTCGAGCACCGGGGGCGGGGAGGCGGCCACGATCACGGCCACGATCATGGCGAGGGCGGCCACGATCATGGCCATTCCCACGAGGAAGACCCCGTCGAGCGCGTCGAGCACGAGCTCGATTACTTCCAGGTGCGCACGGCCGCGCTCATCAACCTGCTGCGCGAAAAGGGCATTCTCACGATTGACGAGGTGCGCCGCGAGGTCGAGGTGATCTACTCCCAGACCCCGGCCATCGGATCGCGCGTCGTCGCCCGCGCCTGGACCGACCCGGCGTTCAAGGAAAGACTCCTGACCGACGCGGCCGCCGCCTGCCTGGAACTCGGCATCGACACCACCGCCATCGACCACCTGGTCGCCATCGAGAACACCGACAAGGTGCACTACATGGTGGTCTGCACGCTGTGCTCGTGCTATCCGCGGGCGCTGCTCGGCCAGCCGCCGACCTGGTACAAGAGCTTCCCCTACCGCAGCAAGGCGGTGACCGATCCCCACGGCGCCCTCGCCGATCTGGGCTACACGCCGCCGAAGGGTGTCGAGCTTCGGGTCGTGGACAGCACGGCGGACTGCCGCTTCCTGATCATTCCGCGCCGGCCGCGGGGCACCGAGGGCTGGAGCGAGGAGAAGCTGGCGCAGATCGTGGTCCGCGATTCCATGATCGGGTGCGCCGACGCCCTCACCCCCGAGGAGTTCGAGGCCGGAAAGGGCGCGCTCGTCGGCTAG
- a CDS encoding nitrile hydratase subunit beta — MTPQERTMDTKFKVGDPVRVKHKFPPGHIRTPLYLRGKSGVIDRYFGRFRNPEDLAYGKDGLPLCELYWVKFPLNGLWDHNPGKDADSVVVEIFEHWLDPA; from the coding sequence ATGACACCGCAGGAGAGAACCATGGACACGAAATTCAAGGTGGGCGATCCGGTTCGCGTGAAGCACAAGTTTCCGCCGGGCCACATCCGCACGCCGCTCTACCTCCGCGGGAAGAGCGGGGTGATTGACCGCTACTTCGGCAGGTTCCGCAATCCCGAAGATCTGGCCTACGGCAAGGACGGCCTTCCGCTCTGCGAACTCTACTGGGTGAAATTCCCCCTGAACGGTTTGTGGGATCACAATCCGGGCAAGGACGCGGATTCGGTGGTTGTCGAGATTTTTGAGCATTGGCTCGATCCGGCCTAG